A single region of the Brassica rapa cultivar Chiifu-401-42 chromosome A03, CAAS_Brap_v3.01, whole genome shotgun sequence genome encodes:
- the LOC103855921 gene encoding UPF0664 stress-induced protein C29B12.11c produces MALNPQLMPNGMPVPFVNEMFVLVRDGVEFEVDKIPGGHGGHVKAKGVIYLSNIRMVFVASKPVENFVAFDMPLLYIHAEKFNQPIFHCNNISGQVEPVVPENEHRALYSTHSFKILFKEGGCGTFVPLFLNLISSVRQYNRQMQQAAETAAAAPRVGPLQAAQTPVDEMMRHAYVDPNDPTKIYLQQPSGESQLRRRAYHSSAAGH; encoded by the exons ATGGCGCTTAACCCTCAGTTGATGCCTAATGGGATGCCTGTTCCCTTTGTTAATGAGATGTTTGTTCTTGTCCGAGACGGCGTTGAGTTTGAAGTCGACAAGATTCCTGG AGGACATGGAGGTCATGTTAAGGCCAAGGGAGTGATATACTTGTCTAACATTCGGATGGTCTTTGTTGCAAGCAAGCCTGTTGAGAACTTTGTTGCTTTCGACATGCCTCTG CTTTACATCCACGCCGAGAAATTCAATCAGCCAATCTTCCACTGCAACAATATATCTGGACAAGTCGAGCCT GTGGTACCAGAGAACGAGCACAGAGCACTGTATTCAACACACAGTTTCAAGATCTTGTTCAAGGAAGGTGGTTGCGGGACGTTCGTTCCTCTCTTTTTGAATCTCATATCATCAGTGAGGCAGTACAACAGACAAATGCAACAAGCGGCAGAAACAGCAGCGGCAGCTCCACGTGTTGGTCCCCTTCAAGCCGCACAGACCCCTGTTGATGAAATGATGAGACATGC GTACGTTGACCCTAATGATCCAACGAAGATATATCTGCAGCAGCCATCTGGGGAGTCTCAGTTGAGGCGGCGAGCTTACCATTCCAGTGCAGCGGGACATTGA
- the LOC103855922 gene encoding mitochondrial import inner membrane translocase subunit TIM17-2 — METQKKTREHSLHHIVDDIGAAFGMGAIGGSVVHFIKGTQNSPKGRRFVGGAQAVSMNAPRIGGSFAVFGGLFSAFDYTMVYIRKKEDPLNSIVAGAATGGFLSMRQGLAAASRSALMGGLLLALIKGVH, encoded by the coding sequence ATGGAAACCCAGAAGAAAACTAGGGAACATAGCCTACACCATATAGTTGATGACATCGGTGCTGCATTTGGAATGGGAGCTATTGGAGGTTCTGTGGTCCACTTCATAAAAGGAACCCAAAATTCCCCGAAAGGCCGTCGTTTCGTTGGGGGAGCACAAGCTGTGAGCATGAATGCTCCTCGTATAGGAGGTAGCTTTGCTGTGTTCGGAGGCCTTTTCTCTGCGTTTGACTACACGATGGTGTACATTAGGAAGAAGGAAGATCCATTGAACTCTATCGTAGCAGGTGCTGCTACGGGAGGGTTTCTGTCGATGCGACAAGGGCTTGCTGCTGCTTCGAGATCAGCTCTTATGGGAGGGCTTTTGCTTGCGTTGATCAAAGGGGTCCATTAA